One region of Malania oleifera isolate guangnan ecotype guangnan chromosome 6, ASM2987363v1, whole genome shotgun sequence genomic DNA includes:
- the LOC131156993 gene encoding triphosphate tunnel metalloenzyme 3-like, translating to MEVEVKLRLPDSSSHQKLSNLLSPFHTKTFFQENIFFDSANSDLSSNLAALRLRFYDLDSYCVLSLKAKPFISDGIARIQEHEEPIDPLIGRACVADPSRFASVESKILKRVREEYGIEGDGLMCLGGFRNVRAVYQWNGLKLELDETKFDFGICYEIECESADPENAKKSLEGLLRENGIRYSYSEVSKFAVFRSGKLP from the coding sequence ATGGAAGTGGAGGTCAAGCTTCGTCTCCCAGACTCCTCCTCCCACCAAAAGCTCTCCAACCTCCTCTCCCCCTTCCACACCAAAACCTTCTTCCAAGAAAACATCTTCTTCGACTCCGCCAACTCCGACCTCTCCTCCAACCTCGCTGCCCTCCGCCTCCGCTTCTACGACCTCGATTCCTACTGCGTCCTCTCCCTCAAGGCCAAACCCTTCATCTCCGACGGCATCGCCCGCATCCAAGAGCACGAAGAACCAATCGACCCCCTCATCGGCCGCGCCTGCGTCGCCGACCCGTCGCGGTTCGCGTCCGTGGAATCGAAGATTTTGAAGAGAGTGCGGGAGGAGTACGGCATTGAAGGGGACGGGCTTATGTGTTTGGGCGGGTTTAGGAACGTGAGGGCAGTGTACCAGTGGAACGGATTGAAATTGGAGCTCGATGAGACGAAATTTGATTTCGGGATTTGTTACGAGATTGAATGCGAGAGCGCAGACCCGGAAAATGCCAAGAAATCGCTGGAAGGATTGTTGAGGGAAAATGGGATAAGGTATTCGTACTCGGAGGTTTCCAAGTTCGCGGTGTTTCGATCAGGGAAGCTGCCATAG